The following proteins are encoded in a genomic region of Micromonospora olivasterospora:
- a CDS encoding polyprenyl synthetase family protein, which produces MTATVTPTDASGLRTRVDAELAAFLDRQAAQWPDGTPRGVFTALHRFVLAGGKRLRPQFCYWGWRGAGGDDAGGDGTPIVIASAALELFHAFALIHDDILDRSDQRRGAPTVHRFFADLHARSAWRGDPEAYGRNTALLCGDLCAAWSDQMFHECGLSQDEVHRGYAVFALMRTEVIAGEYLDLVSGVGDGSVASALTVIRLKAARYTVTRPLQIGAALAGASAELLAALAEFGDPLGDAFQLRDDVLGVFGDPNVTGKSVLDDLREGKPTVMMALARAAADRAQTARLRELFGNPSLDADGAAELRAIIEATGARKEIERMIRVRAEVALRVLSDAPLAPAARKALADLAARTVDRAI; this is translated from the coding sequence ATGACCGCGACGGTCACACCCACCGACGCGAGCGGCCTGCGTACCCGGGTCGACGCCGAGCTGGCCGCCTTCCTCGACCGGCAGGCGGCGCAGTGGCCGGACGGGACGCCCCGGGGGGTGTTCACCGCGCTGCACCGGTTCGTCCTGGCCGGCGGCAAGCGGCTGCGCCCGCAGTTCTGCTACTGGGGCTGGCGGGGCGCCGGCGGGGACGACGCCGGCGGGGACGGCACGCCCATCGTGATCGCCTCGGCGGCGCTGGAGCTGTTCCACGCCTTCGCCCTGATCCACGACGACATCCTCGACCGCAGCGACCAGCGGCGGGGCGCGCCCACGGTGCACCGGTTCTTCGCCGACCTGCACGCCCGCTCCGCCTGGCGGGGCGACCCCGAGGCGTACGGGCGGAACACCGCGCTGCTCTGCGGGGACCTCTGCGCGGCCTGGTCGGACCAGATGTTCCACGAGTGCGGGCTGAGCCAGGACGAGGTGCACCGGGGGTACGCGGTGTTCGCCCTGATGCGCACGGAGGTGATCGCGGGGGAGTACCTGGACCTGGTGTCCGGGGTCGGCGACGGGTCGGTGGCCAGCGCGCTCACCGTGATCCGGCTCAAGGCCGCCCGGTACACGGTGACCAGGCCGCTGCAGATCGGCGCGGCCCTGGCCGGCGCGTCGGCCGAGCTGCTGGCGGCGCTGGCCGAGTTCGGCGATCCGCTCGGGGACGCGTTCCAGCTCCGCGACGACGTGCTCGGCGTCTTCGGCGACCCGAACGTCACCGGCAAGTCCGTCCTCGACGACCTGCGCGAGGGCAAGCCGACGGTGATGATGGCGCTGGCGAGGGCGGCGGCGGACCGGGCGCAGACCGCCCGGCTGCGGGAGCTGTTCGGCAACCCGTCCCTGGACGCCGACGGCGCGGCCGAGTTGCGCGCCATCATCGAGGCCACCGGCGCCCGGAAGGAGATCGAGCGGATGATCCGGGTACGCGCCGAGGTGGCCCTGCGCGTCCTGTCCGACGCCCCGCTCGCCCCCGCCGCTCGCAAGGCGCTGGCCGATCTCGCCGCCCGCACCGTGGACCGGGCGATCTGA
- a CDS encoding TatD family hydrolase, whose translation MRIFDPHIHMTSRTTDDYERMAAAGVKAIVEPAFWLGQPRTSPASFTDYFDSLIGWEPFRAGQFGVRHHATIALNPKEANDPRCRPVLDLLPRYLDKDGVVAVGEIGYDSMTPEEDEAFAAQLALAVAHDLPALVHTPHRDKARGVERSLAVVAESGIEPGRVVLDHLNEVTVQLVRDTGCWLGFSIYPDTKMSPPRMVELLRAYGTERMLVNSAADWGRSDPLLTRATGEAMLLAGFTDDDVDRVLWRNPVEFYGQSGRLDLTGVVDAEATVGGTYEGNSILRGGS comes from the coding sequence ATGCGCATCTTCGACCCGCACATCCACATGACGTCCCGCACCACCGACGACTACGAGCGGATGGCCGCCGCCGGGGTGAAGGCGATCGTCGAGCCGGCGTTCTGGCTCGGCCAGCCGCGCACCAGCCCGGCCAGCTTCACCGACTACTTCGACTCGTTGATCGGCTGGGAGCCGTTCCGGGCCGGGCAGTTCGGCGTCCGGCATCATGCCACGATCGCGCTGAACCCCAAGGAGGCCAACGACCCCCGCTGCCGCCCGGTGCTCGACCTGCTGCCCCGGTACCTGGACAAGGACGGCGTGGTGGCGGTCGGCGAGATCGGGTACGACTCGATGACGCCGGAGGAGGACGAGGCGTTCGCCGCCCAGCTCGCCCTGGCCGTCGCGCACGACCTGCCGGCGCTGGTGCACACCCCGCACCGGGACAAGGCCCGGGGCGTCGAGCGCAGCCTGGCCGTGGTCGCCGAGTCGGGCATCGAGCCGGGGCGGGTGGTGCTCGACCACCTCAACGAGGTCACCGTGCAGCTGGTCCGGGACACCGGCTGCTGGCTGGGCTTCTCCATCTACCCCGACACCAAGATGTCCCCGCCGCGCATGGTCGAGCTGCTCAGGGCGTACGGGACCGAGCGGATGCTGGTGAATTCGGCGGCCGACTGGGGGCGCTCCGACCCGCTGCTCACCCGGGCCACCGGCGAGGCGATGCTGCTCGCCGGCTTCACCGACGACGACGTCGACCGGGTGCTGTGGCGCAACCCCGTCGAGTTCTACGGCCAGTCCGGCCGCCTCGACCTGACGGGCGTGGTCGACGCCGAGGCGACCGTCGGCGGCACCTACGAGGGCAACTCGATCCTGCGCGGCGGCAGCTGA
- a CDS encoding alkaline phosphatase family protein — protein MAIVADHAPDLTLVYVPHLDYDLQRFGPSSPRAAAAAAELDAVLGPLLDAARAADATVVALSEYSITDVSRPVDVNRLLRAEGLLRVHTQDGMEYLDPWTSRAFAVADHQVAHVYVRNPADVPAVAKLCAGLPGVAEVLDADGKAAHGLDHERAGELVLVAEPDAWFTYYYWLDDARAPDFARLVEIHRKPGYDPAELFFDPAAPGAAKRGAAVALARKKLGMRYLMSVVGLDAGARAVRGSHGRLPADPADAPVLLCSDPGPARDAVAATEVKALLLELAGLAPQPGGQPGATPSAGQPGATPPAGATARRADAIVATE, from the coding sequence GTGGCGATCGTCGCCGACCACGCCCCGGACCTCACCCTGGTCTACGTCCCGCACCTGGACTACGACCTGCAACGCTTCGGGCCGTCCTCGCCACGGGCCGCCGCCGCGGCGGCCGAGCTGGACGCGGTGCTCGGGCCGCTGCTGGACGCCGCCCGCGCCGCCGACGCCACGGTCGTCGCGCTGTCCGAGTACAGCATCACCGACGTCTCCCGTCCGGTGGACGTCAACCGGCTGCTGCGCGCCGAGGGGCTGCTGCGGGTGCACACCCAGGACGGCATGGAGTACCTGGACCCGTGGACGTCCCGCGCGTTCGCGGTCGCCGACCACCAGGTGGCCCACGTCTACGTACGCAACCCGGCCGACGTGCCGGCGGTGGCGAAGCTGTGCGCGGGGCTGCCCGGGGTGGCCGAGGTGCTGGACGCCGACGGCAAGGCGGCGCACGGGCTGGACCACGAGCGCGCCGGCGAACTGGTGCTGGTGGCCGAGCCGGACGCCTGGTTCACGTACTACTACTGGCTCGACGACGCCCGCGCCCCGGACTTCGCCCGCCTCGTCGAGATCCACCGCAAGCCCGGGTACGATCCGGCGGAGCTGTTCTTCGACCCGGCCGCCCCCGGCGCGGCGAAGCGGGGGGCCGCCGTGGCGCTGGCCCGCAAGAAGCTGGGCATGCGGTACCTGATGAGCGTCGTGGGGCTGGACGCGGGCGCGCGGGCGGTGCGCGGGTCGCACGGTCGGCTGCCGGCCGACCCGGCCGACGCCCCCGTGCTGCTCTGCTCCGACCCGGGCCCGGCGCGGGACGCGGTGGCCGCCACCGAGGTGAAGGCGCTGCTGCTGGAGCTGGCCGGCCTGGCGCCGCAGCCGGGCGGACAGCCGGGCGCGACCCCGTCCGCCGGGCAGCCGGGCGCGACCCCGCCCGCCGGTGCGACCGCCCGTCGGGCAGACGCTATCGTGGCGACGGAGTGA
- the eboE gene encoding metabolite traffic protein EboE gives MRLRHAGGQTVHLGYCTNVHPAENLAGILAQLDTYAVPVRRALGGDLLGLGLWLAAPMAAALAADPALRRGLRAELTARGLEVVTLNGFPYAAFQAPVVKHAVYHPDWTTPQRLAYTLDLARVLADLLPDDAARGSVSTLPLAWRDPWDAGRADAARRRLDELAAGLAGVERDTGRTVRVGFEPEPGCAVESTAQAAALLGGADPGRLGICLDLAHLACAWEEPAAALARLSAAGLPVVKVQVSAAIEAPAGATDALRRWVEPRFLHQARGAGCAHAADPADPAHAADDLDAALDAGLPGPLRVHYHVPLHAPPEPPLTATLPVLRAALAALFAGPVAGCDHLDVETYTWGVLPEARRPRTDAELAAGIAAELAFARDELIAIGLAPLGTGVPA, from the coding sequence ATGCGGCTGCGCCACGCCGGCGGCCAGACCGTCCACCTCGGCTACTGCACCAACGTCCACCCCGCCGAGAACCTCGCCGGCATCCTCGCCCAGCTGGACACGTACGCGGTGCCGGTGCGCCGGGCCCTCGGCGGCGACCTGCTCGGGCTCGGCCTGTGGCTGGCCGCCCCGATGGCCGCCGCGCTCGCCGCCGACCCGGCGCTGCGCCGCGGGCTGCGCGCCGAGCTGACCGCGCGCGGGCTGGAGGTGGTGACGCTCAACGGCTTCCCGTACGCCGCGTTCCAGGCCCCGGTGGTCAAGCACGCCGTGTACCACCCCGACTGGACGACGCCGCAGCGGCTGGCGTACACCCTGGACCTGGCCCGGGTGCTGGCCGACCTGCTGCCCGACGACGCGGCCCGCGGCTCGGTCTCCACCCTGCCGCTGGCCTGGCGCGACCCGTGGGACGCCGGCCGGGCCGACGCGGCGCGGCGGCGGCTGGACGAGCTGGCCGCCGGGCTGGCCGGCGTCGAGCGGGACACGGGCCGCACGGTCCGGGTCGGGTTCGAGCCGGAGCCGGGCTGCGCGGTGGAGAGCACCGCCCAGGCCGCCGCCCTGCTGGGCGGGGCCGACCCGGGCCGGCTCGGGATCTGCCTGGACCTGGCGCACCTGGCCTGCGCCTGGGAGGAGCCCGCCGCCGCGCTGGCCCGGCTGTCCGCCGCCGGCCTGCCCGTGGTGAAGGTGCAGGTCTCCGCCGCCATCGAGGCCCCCGCCGGGGCGACGGACGCGCTGCGCCGCTGGGTGGAGCCGCGCTTCCTGCACCAGGCCCGGGGCGCCGGCTGCGCGCACGCCGCCGACCCGGCCGACCCGGCGCACGCCGCCGACGACCTGGACGCGGCGCTGGACGCCGGGCTGCCCGGCCCGCTGCGGGTGCACTACCACGTGCCGCTGCACGCCCCGCCCGAGCCGCCGCTGACCGCCACGCTGCCGGTGCTGCGCGCCGCGCTGGCCGCGCTGTTCGCCGGTCCGGTCGCCGGTTGCGACCACCTGGACGTCGAGACGTACACGTGGGGGGTGCTGCCGGAGGCGCGGCGGCCCCGCACCGACGCGGAGCTGGCCGCCGGGATCGCGGCGGAGCTGGCCTTCGCCCGCGACGAGTTGATCGCAATCGGCCTCGCGCCGCTCGGAACGGGAGTACCGGCATGA